The genomic region AAGTCTTTGAGGCTTAGATTTCGGGAATCCCTGCAAAATCGAGAAAGTGGCGCCAGATGTCTTTTTTCTCTTGGGGAAAGTCTTCCATGATAAGACTTTCCCAACGCGGGGCTTTAGGTTTGGTAAGGAGTTTCATCCCAGCTTCTTCAGGGGTACGATTCCCTTTTTTGATGTTGCACTTGCGACAACAAAGAACCACGTTTTCCCAGGTGGTTTTACCACCACGGGAGCGGGGAAGAATATGATCAATGGTGCGGTCTTTAGGGTTTTTAACGCTTTTGCCGCAATACTGGCAGGTATAGCGGTCACGCATAAGAAGATTTGCCCTTGAAAAGACAACTTCTACCCGAGGTAAACGATCATAGGAAACCAGATAAATGGCATCAGGGGCCAGAAAAGAAAGGTTGGGGCTTCGAACCATGCGCCCGTTGCCATTGGCGTA from Thermodesulfatator atlanticus DSM 21156 harbors:
- a CDS encoding HNH endonuclease, yielding MAGNGSVLNDKVLVLNRCYQAVQITTVQRAICHLVKGSAKVITPDWTTHTLEEWIKASQFYANGNGRMVRSPNLSFLAPDAIYLVSYDRLPRVEVVFSRANLLMRDRYTCQYCGKSVKNPKDRTIDHILPRSRGGKTTWENVVLCCRKCNIKKGNRTPEEAGMKLLTKPKAPRWESLIMEDFPQEKKDIWRHFLDFAGIPEI